From the Streptococcus sp. 29887 genome, one window contains:
- a CDS encoding CoA-binding protein produces the protein MTYSFQNPSQTVIFDYLKQSKTIAVVGLSSREETAAYRVSKLMQEAGYKIIPVNPRAVGETILGEQVYASLLEIDQPVDIVNVFRRSEFLADVAREFVQTDAKIFWAQLGLESQEAEDFLRQAGRNDIVMNKCIKIEYLEMQEV, from the coding sequence ATGACCTATTCATTTCAAAATCCTAGTCAAACTGTCATTTTTGACTACTTGAAACAATCTAAAACTATTGCAGTTGTTGGTTTATCTAGCCGTGAAGAAACTGCAGCTTATCGGGTATCCAAGCTTATGCAAGAAGCAGGATACAAGATTATTCCTGTCAATCCAAGGGCAGTAGGCGAAACCATCCTAGGAGAGCAGGTCTATGCTAGCCTCTTGGAAATTGACCAGCCGGTAGATATTGTCAATGTTTTTCGTCGGAGTGAGTTTCTGGCAGATGTGGCGCGTGAATTTGTTCAAACAGATGCGAAAATCTTTTGGGCTCAACTCGGTTTAGAAAGCCAAGAAGCAGAAGACTTTCTCCGTCAAGCAGGTCGCAATGACATTGTCATGAACAAGTGTATCAAGATTGAATATCTGGAGATGCAAGAAGTGTAA
- a CDS encoding IS110 family transposase, which translates to MRAVFGIDVSKASSEVTILVNGEKVHGYTMSNDAIGFARLLGDLKTVHKPEIIFEATGVYSRRLQAFLDEHSYAYTRLNPLEAKKQLDSLRVRKTDQIDAEKLAQSQFVLNRKPTYVQEEVYQNLRDLSRFYQNLTEDIVRAKNRLHKVLQVTFPELETILSTPSGEQYWNLVIAFPCKDFVLELSKDKLSEIIRQSTSKRISDKRVAYLAEKLIALANQSYCAVKKTSPILEEVRYYAKELLRLSEQRQAVLDQMVELAQPLPEYDILLSIPGIAETTATSIIGELGDIRRFQSANQINAFIGIDLRHYESGNFLAKEHITKRGNPYARKILFKCIHNIASASHTNPCHIADFYEKRKRQSQTTSTKPHTIASIHRLIRTMYYLITHNKLYDYTLTQNQ; encoded by the coding sequence ATGCGTGCAGTTTTTGGGATTGATGTGAGTAAGGCAAGTTCAGAAGTGACCATTCTAGTCAATGGTGAGAAAGTTCATGGCTATACCATGTCCAATGACGCCATCGGCTTTGCTCGGCTACTTGGCGATTTGAAAACCGTCCATAAGCCAGAAATCATCTTTGAAGCAACAGGTGTCTACTCTCGTCGTCTTCAAGCTTTTCTGGATGAACATAGCTACGCTTATACACGGCTTAATCCCTTAGAAGCTAAGAAGCAACTGGATAGCTTGCGTGTGCGGAAAACAGATCAAATTGACGCCGAAAAACTGGCTCAATCTCAATTTGTACTGAATCGTAAACCCACTTATGTCCAAGAAGAAGTCTACCAAAACTTGCGGGATCTCAGCCGTTTCTATCAGAATCTGACCGAGGATATTGTTCGAGCTAAAAACCGTCTGCACAAGGTCTTACAAGTCACTTTTCCTGAATTGGAAACTATCTTATCAACACCATCTGGCGAGCAATACTGGAACCTGGTCATAGCTTTTCCTTGCAAGGACTTCGTTCTTGAGTTAAGCAAGGATAAACTCTCAGAAATCATTCGTCAGTCCACCTCAAAACGGATTTCGGACAAGCGTGTGGCGTATTTAGCTGAGAAGTTGATAGCACTAGCTAATCAATCTTACTGTGCCGTCAAGAAAACCTCTCCAATACTAGAAGAGGTGCGTTACTATGCAAAAGAATTGCTTCGGCTTTCTGAACAGAGACAAGCTGTCCTAGACCAAATGGTGGAACTAGCTCAGCCATTACCTGAATATGACATTCTGCTCTCTATTCCTGGAATAGCTGAGACTACTGCAACAAGTATTATTGGTGAACTGGGAGATATTCGCCGTTTTCAGTCTGCCAATCAAATCAATGCCTTTATCGGTATTGACCTGAGACACTATGAATCGGGTAACTTTTTAGCTAAGGAACACATTACCAAGCGTGGCAATCCCTACGCTAGAAAGATTCTGTTCAAATGTATTCACAATATCGCTTCAGCTAGTCACACCAATCCTTGCCATATCGCCGACTTTTATGAGAAACGAAAAAGACAATCGCAAACGACTTCTACAAAGCCGCACACGATTGCCTCCATACATCGTCTCATTCGGACAATGTATTACCTCATAACGCATAACAAACTTTACGATTACACTTTAACTCAAAATCAGTAA
- a CDS encoding glucose-6-phosphate isomerase, with amino-acid sequence MKKTLVCIGLCSLLLAGCGEKTENKGTNPSGADFSTQLPILKEKQDTSNETMNVLANAPVVVVNANPPADPAQKGHKIHAANNGVAEKDEAGNIKEHFRYYDVPATWTINAENTEDETIAAVYDVKTNSSNFMVQLYNINAFNTSPLEEGRNMTPEELEARMAETNHSFIEKTIVTINNQEWQVGRQIMKDQKMARITFYRMESTGAYDDSVVVGSIYYSLDPGMDKDRTNLKKTIGELKDVLYNISKK; translated from the coding sequence ATGAAGAAAACACTAGTATGTATTGGATTATGTAGCTTGCTTTTGGCAGGCTGTGGAGAAAAAACGGAAAACAAGGGTACCAACCCTTCTGGAGCTGATTTTTCAACACAATTACCTATTTTAAAAGAGAAACAAGACACAAGCAACGAAACCATGAATGTTCTTGCTAATGCTCCTGTCGTAGTTGTTAATGCTAATCCACCGGCAGATCCAGCTCAAAAAGGTCACAAAATCCATGCTGCCAACAATGGTGTTGCAGAAAAGGATGAGGCTGGCAATATTAAGGAACATTTCCGTTACTATGATGTGCCGGCAACTTGGACTATTAACGCTGAGAACACGGAAGATGAAACGATTGCAGCCGTCTATGATGTAAAGACCAATTCTAGTAACTTTATGGTTCAGCTGTATAATATCAATGCATTTAATACATCACCTCTTGAAGAAGGCCGTAATATGACACCAGAAGAGCTGGAGGCTCGTATGGCTGAAACCAACCATTCATTTATTGAAAAGACAATTGTCACCATAAACAACCAAGAATGGCAGGTCGGTCGTCAAATTATGAAGGATCAAAAAATGGCTCGTATTACCTTCTACCGTATGGAATCGACAGGTGCCTATGATGATTCAGTTGTCGTTGGCTCCATTTATTACTCCCTAGATCCAGGTATGGACAAGGACCGTACCAACCTTAAGAAAACAATTGGCGAGCTCAAGGACGTTCTGTACAATATTTCTAAGAAGTAA
- a CDS encoding FAD:protein FMN transferase has translation MIKIINKTVEAMTLPFTISLATVQESQLEEELDRLSLEILAELERLEEKFSAFRPSSLVCRFQDGDRSVLLDQEFQEVFSLAEMAHQETDGAFDTYYKGSYDPTGLVKGWVVEKIFQNKLLPYLQHPDVEAVCLNGGGDMQFSTKEVSSFVWKIGIENPDNLQEILAVFTAKNGAIATSGYSKRGQHIPSQNDIQQITFMDTSLTRADVWATAGLSMPENKLVQAIARHQLSGLYIKSQQLQFFQKGELVRD, from the coding sequence ATGATAAAAATCATCAACAAGACAGTTGAGGCGATGACCCTGCCCTTTACCATTAGTCTGGCAACTGTACAGGAAAGCCAACTAGAAGAGGAGTTGGACAGACTAAGTTTGGAAATACTGGCTGAGCTAGAACGTTTGGAAGAAAAATTTTCAGCCTTTCGTCCAAGTTCCTTGGTATGTCGTTTTCAAGACGGAGATAGGTCAGTTTTGTTAGACCAGGAATTTCAGGAAGTCTTTTCCCTAGCAGAAATGGCTCATCAAGAAACAGACGGTGCCTTTGACACCTACTATAAAGGGAGCTATGATCCAACTGGTCTGGTCAAGGGCTGGGTGGTTGAAAAAATCTTTCAAAATAAACTCCTACCCTACCTCCAACACCCCGATGTTGAAGCAGTTTGCTTAAATGGAGGAGGAGATATGCAGTTCTCTACCAAGGAAGTAAGTAGTTTCGTCTGGAAGATTGGCATTGAAAATCCTGATAATCTACAGGAAATCCTTGCTGTATTTACAGCCAAGAATGGAGCCATTGCCACATCTGGCTACAGCAAGCGAGGACAGCATATCCCATCTCAAAATGATATCCAACAAATAACCTTTATGGATACCAGTCTGACAAGAGCAGATGTCTGGGCCACAGCTGGATTAAGTATGCCAGAAAACAAATTGGTCCAAGCCATCGCCCGCCACCAACTTAGTGGCTTGTATATCAAGTCCCAGCAATTACAATTTTTTCAAAAAGGAGAATTAGTGCGTGATTAA
- a CDS encoding FAD-binding oxidoreductase yields the protein MIKKNNYALGLAWMVALFILPFPFIYTFVSGLPAGFGQMKVSIALGIVAYVWMLLALYIGTKPKWLDRLIGLPAAYMIHGILSLVAIYFSFMHKNLLPSYGLIEQTGNIAFLIFLSLAIYSMVFMAGWLTSRIRFLANLKRKLETTFKHEVSVWLHRLNLLATFLIFVHVQLIDYIRANTSFMAVFYLASGFVFLSYLWAKFKPNAKGYTAKLVENREIADNIHELQIQLPKGKATKLRAGDFVFISFPGLKGLAEPHPFSLVNAPDANDQITLAIRGDGDFTRTLQTVAAPARIRVDGGYGMFQTVVEDQQPKNIIMISGGIGITPLLSLIDKFPTIDTTVFHGATTEAALIYEEKFKSWEAERENFKAVRKIGAFEEAEVLSALPHDFDELTVLVSGPPVMARYWIKTLAKNGVPKTQIFYEEFGW from the coding sequence GTGATTAAGAAAAATAACTATGCTTTAGGATTGGCCTGGATGGTGGCTTTATTCATCCTGCCCTTTCCCTTTATCTATACCTTTGTAAGTGGTCTACCGGCAGGTTTTGGTCAAATGAAGGTCAGCATCGCCTTGGGTATCGTGGCTTATGTCTGGATGCTCTTAGCGCTTTACATTGGAACCAAACCTAAGTGGCTGGATCGGTTGATTGGCCTGCCAGCAGCCTATATGATTCACGGCATTCTCAGCCTGGTGGCCATTTACTTCTCCTTTATGCATAAGAACCTCTTACCATCTTATGGCTTGATTGAGCAGACTGGTAATATCGCCTTTCTCATCTTCCTGTCCTTAGCCATTTATTCAATGGTCTTCATGGCAGGATGGTTAACATCTAGAATTCGTTTCCTTGCTAACCTAAAACGCAAACTGGAAACTACCTTCAAACACGAAGTTTCTGTATGGCTCCATCGCTTGAACTTGTTGGCAACCTTTTTGATTTTTGTCCATGTCCAGTTAATTGATTATATCCGTGCAAATACCAGCTTTATGGCAGTCTTCTACTTAGCTTCTGGCTTTGTATTCCTGTCATATCTCTGGGCCAAATTCAAGCCAAATGCAAAAGGCTACACGGCTAAATTAGTCGAAAATCGTGAAATTGCTGACAATATTCACGAATTACAAATTCAATTACCTAAAGGCAAGGCTACTAAATTGAGAGCGGGTGACTTCGTCTTTATCTCCTTCCCAGGTCTTAAGGGCTTGGCTGAGCCCCATCCCTTCTCCCTTGTAAATGCCCCTGATGCAAATGATCAGATTACACTGGCTATTCGTGGAGATGGGGACTTTACCCGTACCTTACAAACTGTTGCAGCTCCAGCTCGTATTCGAGTGGACGGTGGCTACGGTATGTTCCAAACGGTAGTTGAAGATCAGCAGCCAAAAAATATCATCATGATTTCAGGTGGTATTGGTATTACACCTTTGTTGTCGCTAATTGATAAGTTCCCAACAATTGATACAACAGTCTTTCATGGTGCAACTACTGAGGCAGCCCTGATTTACGAAGAAAAATTCAAATCTTGGGAAGCTGAGAGAGAGAATTTCAAGGCAGTCCGAAAAATCGGTGCCTTTGAAGAAGCAGAAGTTTTGTCCGCATTGCCTCATGACTTTGATGAATTGACAGTCTTGGTTTCAGGACCTCCTGTTATGGCTCGTTACTGGATCAAGACCTTGGCAAAAAATGGGGTCCCTAAAACTCAAATTTTCTATGAGGAATTTGGTTGGTAA
- the polA gene encoding DNA polymerase I — protein MKKNKLLLIDGSSVAFRAFFALYNQIDRFKNANGLHTNAIYGFNLMLDHMMKRIEPTHILVAFDAGKTTFRTEMYADYKAGRAKTPDEFREQFPFIRQMLDAMGVKYYELAQYEADDIIGTLDKMAERTDIPFDVTIVSGDKDLIQLTDENTVVEISKKGVAEFEEFTPAYLMEKMGITPTQFIDLKALMGDKSDNIPGVTKIGEKTGLKLLTEYGSLDGIYENIDSMKASKMKENLIADKEQAFLSRTLATIDTNAPIEIGLDDLIYEGPKVEELGQFYDDMGFKQLRAQLGTSAEEERPAVEFQTVTELTEGMLHADQFFYFEILGENYHREDLVGLAWGDKEQIYVGGPELLDSPILRDFLENQPVKTYDFKRGKVLLARYGIDLPLASFDSRLAKYLLSTVEDNAITTIANLYGQSRVVPDEVVYGKGAKLALPERPEYFSHLANKLQVLIETEAVMLEKLEENQQVSLLFDMELPLANVLAKMEITGIKVQKETLQTMQAENEVLIEQLTREIYELAGQEFNINSPKQLGTILFEDMGLPLEYTKKTKTGYSTAVDVLERLAPIAPVVSKILDYRQITKLQSTYVIGLQDAILEDGKIHTRYVQDLTQTGRLSSTDPNLQNIPVRLEQGRLIRKAFVPSLEDSVLLASDYSQIELRVLAHISKDEHLIEAFQKGVDIHTSTAMRVFGIEKAEDVTANDRRNAKAVNFGVVYGISDFGLSNNLGITRKEAKEYIETYFERFPGIKNYMETIVREARDKGFVETIYKRRRELPEINSRNFNVRNFAERTAINSPIQGSAADILKVAMINLDKAIVETGLSTRMLLQVHDEIVLEVPKTELETVKKLVKETMESAIALSVPLIADENDGQTWYEAK, from the coding sequence ATGAAAAAAAATAAATTATTACTCATCGATGGCTCATCGGTAGCCTTCCGTGCTTTCTTTGCACTTTATAATCAAATCGACCGTTTCAAGAATGCCAATGGTCTGCATACCAACGCCATTTACGGCTTTAATCTGATGTTGGACCACATGATGAAGCGGATTGAGCCGACCCACATTCTCGTGGCTTTTGATGCTGGAAAGACCACCTTCCGTACTGAGATGTACGCCGATTACAAGGCGGGCCGGGCCAAGACACCAGACGAGTTCCGCGAGCAGTTCCCCTTCATCCGTCAGATGTTGGATGCTATGGGGGTTAAGTACTATGAACTGGCTCAGTACGAGGCAGATGATATTATCGGTACCTTGGACAAAATGGCAGAGCGGACAGACATTCCCTTCGATGTGACCATTGTCAGCGGTGACAAGGACTTGATCCAGCTGACAGACGAAAACACCGTAGTTGAGATTTCTAAGAAAGGCGTTGCCGAATTCGAAGAATTTACCCCAGCCTACCTCATGGAAAAAATGGGTATCACTCCCACTCAGTTTATCGACCTCAAAGCACTCATGGGTGATAAATCCGATAACATCCCTGGCGTGACCAAAATCGGTGAAAAAACAGGTCTTAAGCTCCTAACCGAATATGGTTCTTTGGATGGTATTTACGAGAATATCGACAGCATGAAGGCATCCAAGATGAAGGAAAACCTAATTGCTGATAAGGAACAGGCTTTTCTGTCACGCACTCTTGCGACCATCGACACTAATGCACCTATTGAAATCGGACTGGATGACCTTATCTACGAGGGACCAAAAGTCGAAGAACTAGGACAATTCTACGATGATATGGGCTTCAAGCAGTTGAGAGCTCAGTTGGGAACTAGCGCTGAGGAAGAACGTCCTGCAGTCGAGTTTCAAACAGTCACCGAATTGACTGAGGGCATGCTACACGCAGATCAATTTTTCTATTTTGAAATCTTGGGCGAAAACTACCATCGAGAAGACTTGGTGGGACTAGCTTGGGGTGACAAGGAGCAGATTTATGTTGGGGGACCAGAACTCCTCGACAGCCCAATCTTGCGTGATTTCTTAGAAAATCAGCCTGTTAAAACCTATGATTTTAAACGTGGAAAAGTCCTCCTAGCCCGTTACGGTATTGACTTGCCATTAGCTAGCTTTGACAGCCGTTTGGCCAAGTACCTCCTGTCAACAGTAGAGGACAACGCCATTACTACCATTGCCAATCTTTATGGTCAGTCCCGAGTGGTGCCAGACGAGGTGGTCTATGGCAAGGGGGCGAAACTGGCACTTCCAGAGAGACCAGAATACTTCTCACATCTTGCCAACAAGCTACAAGTTCTTATTGAAACAGAAGCAGTCATGTTAGAAAAACTGGAAGAAAACCAGCAAGTTTCCCTGCTCTTTGATATGGAATTGCCCCTAGCAAATGTCCTAGCCAAGATGGAAATCACAGGCATCAAGGTTCAAAAAGAAACCTTACAGACCATGCAGGCTGAAAATGAAGTTCTAATTGAACAGTTGACCAGGGAAATCTATGAGTTGGCTGGTCAGGAATTTAATATCAACTCGCCAAAACAACTGGGAACCATTCTCTTTGAAGACATGGGCTTGCCTTTGGAATACACCAAGAAAACCAAGACAGGTTACTCAACAGCCGTGGATGTCTTAGAAAGGCTTGCTCCAATTGCACCCGTCGTTTCCAAGATTTTGGACTACCGTCAGATTACCAAGTTGCAGTCAACCTATGTTATCGGCTTGCAGGATGCCATTTTAGAAGACGGTAAGATCCATACTCGATATGTGCAGGACTTGACCCAAACTGGTCGTCTGTCTTCGACGGACCCCAACCTGCAAAATATCCCTGTTCGTCTGGAACAAGGTCGCCTCATTCGTAAGGCTTTTGTACCTTCGCTTGAAGACAGTGTCCTTTTGGCATCCGACTATTCCCAGATTGAATTGCGGGTCTTGGCACATATTTCTAAGGATGAGCATTTGATTGAAGCCTTCCAAAAAGGTGTGGACATTCATACCTCGACAGCCATGCGGGTCTTTGGCATTGAAAAGGCTGAAGATGTGACGGCGAACGACCGTCGCAATGCCAAGGCAGTCAACTTCGGTGTGGTTTATGGCATATCAGATTTCGGCTTGTCCAACAACCTGGGCATTACTCGTAAAGAAGCCAAGGAATATATTGAAACCTACTTTGAACGTTTCCCAGGTATCAAGAACTATATGGAAACCATTGTTCGTGAGGCTAGAGATAAGGGCTTTGTAGAAACCATCTACAAGCGCCGTCGTGAATTGCCAGAAATCAATTCCCGTAATTTCAATGTCCGTAATTTTGCGGAACGGACTGCCATCAACTCCCCAATCCAAGGATCTGCCGCCGATATTCTCAAGGTAGCCATGATCAACTTGGACAAGGCGATTGTAGAAACAGGTCTGTCAACACGCATGCTCCTTCAGGTACACGATGAGATTGTGCTTGAAGTACCAAAAACTGAATTGGAAACAGTAAAAAAACTTGTGAAAGAAACCATGGAATCAGCTATTGCCTTGTCTGTTCCACTGATTGCCGATGAAAATGATGGACAGACCTGGTATGAAGCAAAATAG
- a CDS encoding DUF975 family protein, which produces MFTIFEIREKARQTIHHTDGIYQVAAIPVILSVIVQLFSASRNSLVGLTPEDIASPGYLFSTSLFPFFYGLLLGLLQLSVLWTLFQVTKNIKQATSFKDCISIFSHKDFGKVFKTYILKSFLLFLWGLIFYLGLGLIIGSTTVTATIILSTGSTDPNLLPQDLLALLGILLISGIFLTIIGLAIYIPQIYAYSQVEFILFEQLEREEYTGAFSIIKASRKLMKGYKFKRFVLDLSFIGWFALIVITFGLAGLYVWPYHYLAQSYFHEGILDDQAQKMNYVYE; this is translated from the coding sequence ATGTTTACAATTTTTGAGATTAGGGAAAAAGCTCGCCAGACCATTCATCATACAGATGGTATCTATCAAGTAGCAGCTATTCCCGTTATTCTATCTGTTATCGTTCAATTATTCTCTGCTTCTCGCAATAGTCTTGTTGGCCTGACACCCGAAGACATTGCTAGTCCGGGCTACCTCTTTTCTACCTCCTTGTTTCCATTTTTCTACGGCTTGCTTTTAGGCTTGCTTCAGCTATCTGTCCTTTGGACCTTATTTCAAGTCACAAAGAATATCAAACAGGCCACCTCATTTAAGGACTGCATCAGCATTTTTTCACATAAGGATTTTGGAAAGGTGTTCAAGACCTATATTTTGAAGAGTTTCCTTCTCTTCCTGTGGGGCTTGATCTTCTATCTTGGGCTTGGTTTAATTATTGGTAGCACCACCGTCACCGCTACAATCATTCTATCAACAGGTTCGACCGACCCAAATCTCCTTCCTCAAGATCTTCTAGCCTTACTGGGGATTTTACTTATTAGCGGTATCTTCCTGACCATCATTGGACTTGCTATCTATATTCCGCAAATTTATGCCTACTCTCAAGTTGAATTTATCCTATTCGAACAGTTGGAGCGGGAGGAATACACTGGAGCCTTTTCCATTATCAAGGCCAGTAGAAAATTGATGAAAGGATACAAATTCAAGCGTTTTGTATTGGATTTGTCCTTTATCGGTTGGTTTGCGCTTATCGTCATCACCTTTGGCCTAGCCGGTCTATATGTCTGGCCTTACCACTATTTAGCCCAATCTTACTTCCACGAAGGAATTTTAGATGATCAGGCCCAAAAAATGAACTACGTTTATGAATAA
- a CDS encoding FMN-binding protein, with protein sequence MKKKLTAALIALLALAAATYNAFLLFFQTDTATETTTSSSSQVASSSSQVSSSSQAAGTSEASSSQSTGLTDGTYTGAVTSTNRGDYQVQLTVSGGNISDVTILQYPNDNPESQEINDGALPTYIAEAISNQSAQVNQISGATEAYNGFTGSLQDAINQAS encoded by the coding sequence ATGAAGAAAAAATTAACAGCAGCTCTTATCGCCCTTCTAGCCTTAGCCGCAGCAACCTATAACGCTTTCTTGCTCTTTTTCCAGACGGATACAGCAACAGAAACCACTACCAGCAGCTCCAGTCAGGTTGCAAGTAGCTCTAGTCAAGTCAGCTCAAGCAGTCAAGCAGCAGGGACAAGTGAAGCAAGCTCTAGCCAATCCACAGGCTTGACAGATGGTACCTATACAGGTGCAGTAACATCAACCAACCGCGGTGACTACCAGGTGCAATTAACTGTTTCAGGCGGAAATATCAGCGACGTAACTATCTTGCAGTATCCAAATGATAACCCTGAATCGCAAGAAATCAATGACGGTGCCCTACCGACCTATATTGCAGAAGCTATTTCCAATCAATCAGCTCAAGTCAATCAGATTTCAGGAGCAACTGAAGCCTATAATGGTTTTACAGGCTCCTTGCAAGATGCCATTAACCAAGCCTCATGA